In Candidatus Eisenbacteria bacterium, a single window of DNA contains:
- a CDS encoding TonB family protein, producing the protein MKRFLLFALLAGTIATAGCAYYNTLYHANQFYEEAERSRRNVAPEKRESVGLDLYEKAMRKCAKVIIEYPDSRWVDDAILLMGKCFYAKGDYLAALRKFDEILNYYPNSNLVRQARFQKARTLVAMERYAEAVPVLEVFREGGKKELRKEALYLLALVEHRLGRYEKAAEGFEAYLELTDGGERRDEVLGLLGRSYARSGKWRESYEAYARQLNNPLLDEKVRLESSLAMADALAREGRYDEAYETLEETRAEVRTRADTLRIELQEARSMLGEGRLEEAVDSLRAALVEAPSSEPAGEIAYLLGELYLNELDNKDSAAAAFRLVGQHPVEEEKKNEAARVSRNLSEYIRLERAYEEEAADTAEIEFLLAESEFFFFRKPEGARRRYRFVTERFPDSPYAPRALAARVYLSRHGFTEEPNEDSLMLRAVRGYPRSFTARELVDRGEVAPPAESLEVWIALWDEAHPPEDTAAVETTAVAMIVEEGDDVPTAMRSATRWEGELRFEGPPAPLRIQTRVEPEKPLLAEEDEPVRGTVEVEVDVNGEGRVFEARIVRSDNPVLNGPALAAAFQCRYIPEPIDEIRSTNLVYTFR; encoded by the coding sequence ATGAAACGGTTTCTCCTTTTCGCTCTCCTTGCCGGAACGATCGCGACGGCGGGGTGCGCCTACTACAACACGCTCTATCACGCCAATCAGTTCTACGAGGAGGCGGAGAGATCCCGTCGGAACGTCGCGCCGGAAAAGCGGGAGAGCGTGGGGCTGGATTTATACGAAAAGGCGATGCGCAAGTGCGCCAAGGTGATCATCGAGTATCCCGATTCCCGATGGGTGGACGACGCCATATTGTTGATGGGCAAATGTTTTTACGCCAAGGGGGATTATCTGGCGGCGCTCCGTAAGTTCGACGAGATCCTGAACTACTACCCCAACTCGAATCTGGTGCGCCAGGCGCGATTCCAGAAGGCGCGGACCCTGGTGGCGATGGAACGCTACGCCGAGGCCGTCCCCGTGCTGGAGGTCTTTCGAGAGGGGGGGAAGAAGGAACTCCGCAAGGAGGCGCTCTACCTCCTCGCTCTGGTGGAGCATCGGCTCGGCCGCTATGAAAAAGCGGCGGAGGGTTTCGAGGCATACCTGGAGCTGACCGACGGCGGCGAACGCCGGGACGAGGTCCTGGGGCTGCTGGGCCGGTCCTACGCGCGGTCCGGGAAGTGGCGGGAATCGTACGAGGCGTATGCCCGGCAGCTGAACAATCCGCTTCTCGATGAAAAAGTACGACTGGAGAGTTCCCTGGCCATGGCGGACGCCCTGGCGCGCGAAGGGCGCTACGACGAGGCATACGAGACGCTGGAGGAGACCCGCGCCGAGGTCCGTACGCGCGCCGACACGTTGCGAATCGAGCTGCAGGAAGCGCGATCCATGCTCGGCGAGGGACGCCTGGAGGAGGCGGTCGACTCCCTTCGCGCCGCTCTCGTTGAGGCTCCTTCCTCGGAACCGGCGGGGGAGATCGCTTATCTCCTCGGTGAACTCTATTTGAACGAGTTGGACAACAAGGATTCCGCCGCCGCGGCGTTCCGCCTGGTGGGGCAGCATCCCGTCGAGGAGGAGAAGAAAAACGAGGCGGCCCGGGTCTCCCGGAATCTGAGCGAGTACATCCGCCTGGAGCGCGCCTATGAGGAGGAGGCGGCGGACACGGCCGAGATCGAGTTTCTCCTCGCCGAGAGCGAGTTCTTCTTTTTCCGGAAACCCGAGGGAGCCCGCCGGCGCTATCGCTTTGTGACTGAACGTTTTCCGGATTCTCCCTACGCGCCGCGTGCGCTGGCCGCCCGGGTGTATCTGTCGCGGCACGGATTTACCGAGGAACCGAACGAGGACTCACTGATGCTGCGCGCCGTCCGGGGGTATCCGCGGAGCTTCACGGCGCGGGAGCTCGTCGATCGGGGGGAAGTGGCGCCTCCCGCGGAATCGCTCGAGGTCTGGATCGCGCTCTGGGACGAGGCGCACCCTCCGGAGGACACGGCGGCGGTGGAGACCACTGCGGTCGCGATGATCGTCGAGGAGGGAGACGATGTCCCCACGGCCATGAGAAGCGCTACGCGCTGGGAAGGGGAGTTGCGGTTCGAGGGGCCGCCGGCGCCGCTTCGCATTCAAACGCGGGTGGAGCCGGAAAAACCCCTGCTCGCGGAGGAGGACGAACCGGTTCGGGGAACCGTCGAGGTGGAGGTCGACGTAAACGGCGAGGGCAGGGTCTTCGAGGCCCGAATCGTCCGTTCCGACAATCCGGTCCTCAATGGACCCGCCCTCGCCGCAGCTTTCCAATGCCGGTACATTCCGGAGCCGATCGACGAAATCCGCAGCACGAACCTCGTCTACACCTTCCGGTGA
- a CDS encoding dihydroorotase, which produces MAWLIKGARLLDPSHGLDEKGDLLVADGRIRGVGGVIEPEEGMRVVDGKGLVLSPSFIDAHVHLREPGREDAETIASGTAAAAAGGFGVVACMPNTDPPLDDAASIRNVFARASAAGPVRVLPVAAISVGRRGERLSEMGELVRAGAAAFSDDGDPVGDACLMRRALEYARPFGVPVISHSEERALSRGGVMNEGAMSTRLGLRGIPAEAETVAVDRDVRLAELTGGRLHVAHLSAAGSVEIVRRAKERGLAVTAETAPHYLALTEQCLAGYDTNRKMNPPLRTAEDRDALRRGLAEGVIDAIATDHAPHPSHEKEVEFDGAPFGVIGLETALASMITYLVRTGHLDLATLVERFTAGPARVLGIDFPGIAEGAEASLTLFDPEESRVVDASRFRSLSRNTPFAGERLFGAVRAVLIGDRWIEGPDRNGPSSLFPPEGNG; this is translated from the coding sequence ATGGCTTGGTTAATTAAGGGCGCGAGGCTCCTCGATCCCTCCCACGGTCTCGACGAGAAGGGGGATCTGCTGGTCGCGGACGGCAGAATCCGCGGAGTGGGCGGCGTGATCGAGCCGGAGGAGGGAATGCGCGTCGTCGACGGGAAGGGACTCGTGCTTTCCCCCTCCTTCATCGATGCTCACGTGCATCTGCGCGAGCCGGGTCGCGAGGACGCGGAGACCATCGCCTCGGGGACGGCGGCCGCCGCCGCGGGGGGGTTCGGCGTGGTGGCTTGCATGCCGAACACCGATCCTCCTCTGGACGACGCGGCATCGATCCGCAACGTGTTCGCCCGTGCCTCCGCGGCCGGTCCGGTCCGGGTGCTCCCCGTGGCCGCCATCTCGGTGGGCCGCCGGGGGGAGCGGCTCTCCGAGATGGGCGAGCTGGTTCGCGCCGGCGCCGCGGCCTTCTCCGACGACGGGGATCCGGTCGGAGACGCGTGCCTCATGCGCCGCGCCCTGGAATACGCCCGCCCCTTCGGCGTGCCGGTCATCTCCCATTCCGAGGAGAGGGCGCTCAGCCGCGGCGGCGTGATGAACGAGGGGGCGATGAGCACCCGTCTCGGCCTCCGGGGGATTCCCGCCGAGGCGGAAACGGTCGCCGTCGACCGGGACGTGCGGCTCGCCGAGCTGACCGGCGGCAGGCTCCATGTCGCCCATCTCTCCGCCGCCGGATCGGTCGAGATCGTGCGGCGCGCCAAAGAGCGCGGCCTGGCGGTCACCGCCGAGACGGCGCCCCACTATCTGGCCCTCACCGAACAGTGCCTCGCCGGCTACGACACGAACCGGAAGATGAACCCGCCCCTCCGCACCGCCGAGGACAGGGACGCGCTCCGCCGCGGGCTGGCTGAGGGGGTGATCGACGCGATCGCCACCGATCACGCCCCCCATCCTTCGCACGAGAAGGAAGTGGAGTTCGACGGCGCGCCTTTCGGCGTGATCGGCCTCGAAACCGCCCTCGCCTCGATGATCACCTACCTGGTTCGCACCGGCCATCTCGATCTCGCCACGCTGGTGGAGCGATTCACCGCCGGGCCCGCGCGGGTGCTCGGGATCGATTTCCCGGGGATCGCGGAGGGGGCGGAGGCGTCGCTCACCCTTTTCGATCCCGAGGAATCCCGGGTGGTGGACGCCTCCCGCTTCCGCTCCCTCTCCCGGAACACTCCCTTCGCCGGGGAGCGGCTCTTCGGCGCGGTGCGGGCGGTTCTGATCGGGGATCGTTGGATCGAGGGCCCGGACCGGAACGGCCCGTCCTCGTTGTTTCCCCCGGAAGGGAACGGATGA
- a CDS encoding aspartate carbamoyltransferase catalytic subunit → MRLSRKDLLGLEGMSRDEIELILNTAESFKEVLERKIPKVPTLRGKTAVNLFYEASTRTRVSFELAEKRLSADSVSVSQKMSSFEKGETLLDTVRNLQAMKMDFLVVRHGASGAPHFLASRLDASVINAGDGAHEHPTQGLLDMFTMREWFGSLDGLRVVIVGDVLHSRVARSNVFGLRTLGASVTLCAPSTFLPPGVATLGVETETDLDRALEGADVVMVLRIQRERQDGFFLPSLREYAVLFGLNRERAARLKERCLIMHPGPMNRGVEIDPEVADGPRSVILDQVTNGVAVRMAVIYLLSGGEVRDGLVN, encoded by the coding sequence GTGAGACTGTCCCGAAAGGATCTGCTCGGCCTGGAGGGGATGTCCCGGGACGAGATCGAACTGATCTTGAACACCGCGGAGTCCTTTAAGGAGGTCCTGGAGCGGAAGATTCCCAAGGTCCCCACGCTCCGGGGGAAGACGGCGGTCAACCTGTTCTACGAGGCGAGCACCCGGACGCGCGTTTCCTTCGAACTCGCGGAGAAGCGGCTCTCCGCCGACTCGGTTTCGGTGTCGCAGAAGATGTCCAGCTTCGAGAAGGGGGAGACGCTCCTCGACACGGTGCGAAACCTGCAGGCGATGAAGATGGATTTCCTGGTGGTGCGGCACGGCGCCTCGGGCGCCCCGCACTTCCTCGCCTCACGGCTCGACGCCTCCGTGATCAACGCCGGCGACGGGGCGCACGAGCATCCGACCCAGGGGTTGCTCGACATGTTCACCATGCGGGAGTGGTTCGGCTCCCTCGACGGGCTCCGGGTGGTGATCGTCGGCGACGTGCTCCACAGCCGGGTGGCCCGCTCGAACGTTTTCGGGCTGCGCACGCTCGGCGCGTCGGTGACGCTCTGCGCGCCTTCCACCTTCCTCCCGCCCGGGGTGGCGACCCTCGGCGTGGAGACCGAAACCGACCTGGATCGCGCACTGGAGGGCGCCGACGTGGTCATGGTCCTCCGGATCCAACGGGAGAGGCAGGACGGTTTTTTCCTCCCCTCGCTTCGGGAATACGCCGTTCTTTTCGGACTGAACCGCGAGCGCGCGGCCCGGCTGAAGGAGCGGTGCCTGATCATGCACCCCGGTCCGATGAACCGGGGCGTGGAGATCGATCCGGAAGTGGCGGACGGGCCGCGGTCGGTCATTCTCGACCAGGTGACCAACGGCGTCGCCGTCCGCATGGCGGTGATCTACCTGCTTTCCGGCGGTGAGGTGCGCGATGGCTTGGTTAATTAA
- the pyrR gene encoding bifunctional pyr operon transcriptional regulator/uracil phosphoribosyltransferase PyrR has protein sequence MTERTVLPKREMQWAITRLAHEILEKNRGAEDLAVVGVRTRGAHLAARLVEEIAKIAGGEVPLGIVDITLYRDDLQAIGPQPVIRGTDIPFDVEEKVIVLVDDVLYTGRTVRAAIDEIIDFGRPKRIWLTVLVDRQGHRELPISPDFVGEAVVTTENEQVVVHVSEEDGEDAVKVREKKT, from the coding sequence ATGACCGAAAGGACCGTTCTCCCGAAAAGGGAGATGCAGTGGGCGATCACGAGGCTCGCCCACGAGATCCTGGAGAAGAACCGGGGCGCCGAGGATCTGGCGGTGGTCGGCGTCCGGACCCGGGGAGCGCACCTGGCCGCCCGGCTGGTCGAGGAGATTGCAAAGATCGCCGGGGGGGAGGTTCCCCTGGGCATCGTGGACATCACCCTCTATCGGGACGACCTGCAGGCGATCGGCCCGCAACCGGTGATCCGGGGGACCGACATCCCCTTCGACGTGGAGGAGAAGGTGATCGTCCTCGTGGACGATGTGCTTTATACAGGAAGAACCGTGCGCGCCGCCATCGACGAGATCATCGATTTCGGGCGGCCGAAGCGGATCTGGCTCACCGTGCTCGTCGATCGGCAGGGGCATCGCGAGCTTCCCATCTCCCCCGATTTCGTCGGTGAGGCGGTGGTGACGACGGAGAACGAGCAGGTGGTGGTTCACGTGTCGGAAGAGGACGGCGAGGACGCCGTGAAAGTCCGGGAGAAGAAGACGTGA
- the larC gene encoding nickel pincer cofactor biosynthesis protein LarC has protein sequence MKIAYFDGPSGAAGDMILGALIDAGLDADALRERLRTLPIESFRLEAERTERSGIGGTRVRVVPEEKASHRGLPEIEDAIRAADLPEAVREGAIAVFRLLGGAEAKVHRMPIERVHFHEVGAIDAIVDIVGAVTGLWLLGVERVFASAPVTGTGTVRAAHGELPVPAPATLEILRGRPFRPSDREGELLTPTGAALLVGLTERFGPPPPFRPERIGYGFGSAEREGPPNLLRVTVGEGESLLGEERVILLETDLDDLPGEILGALVERSMERGALDAVLLPTVMKKNRPGHRVSLLAKPEDRDRMVRFLMEETGTLGVRVRETDRIVVRRETVERETPFGSVRFKAARLPSGGIRLTPEHEDCARIAGERNIPLLDVWRALIAEAEKGRE, from the coding sequence ATGAAGATCGCCTACTTCGACGGCCCCTCCGGCGCCGCCGGCGACATGATCCTCGGCGCGTTGATCGACGCCGGCCTGGACGCGGACGCGCTCCGGGAACGGCTCCGTACACTTCCCATCGAAAGTTTCCGTCTCGAGGCGGAGCGGACCGAGCGCTCCGGCATCGGCGGAACGCGGGTGCGCGTGGTTCCCGAGGAGAAGGCGTCCCACCGCGGTCTCCCGGAGATCGAGGACGCGATCCGCGCCGCCGACCTCCCCGAGGCGGTTCGGGAGGGGGCGATCGCCGTTTTCCGCCTGCTCGGAGGGGCGGAGGCGAAGGTCCATCGGATGCCGATCGAACGCGTGCACTTCCACGAGGTGGGGGCGATCGACGCGATCGTCGACATCGTCGGCGCCGTGACCGGCCTCTGGCTGCTCGGCGTGGAGCGGGTCTTCGCGTCGGCGCCGGTCACCGGCACCGGCACGGTCCGGGCGGCCCACGGCGAGCTTCCCGTCCCGGCGCCCGCCACGCTGGAGATTCTCCGCGGGCGTCCCTTCCGGCCGAGCGATCGGGAGGGAGAGCTTCTCACGCCGACCGGCGCCGCCCTCCTCGTCGGCCTGACCGAGCGTTTCGGTCCACCGCCCCCCTTCCGCCCGGAGCGGATCGGCTACGGATTCGGCTCCGCCGAGCGTGAGGGCCCGCCCAACCTGTTGCGGGTGACCGTCGGCGAGGGAGAATCGCTTCTCGGCGAGGAGAGGGTGATCCTTTTGGAGACCGACCTCGACGATTTGCCCGGCGAGATCCTGGGGGCGCTGGTGGAGCGCTCCATGGAGAGAGGGGCTCTCGACGCGGTTCTTCTTCCGACGGTGATGAAGAAGAACCGGCCCGGGCACCGGGTCTCCCTGCTCGCGAAGCCGGAGGACCGGGACCGGATGGTCCGGTTTCTGATGGAGGAGACGGGGACGCTCGGCGTGCGGGTCCGGGAGACGGATCGAATCGTCGTCCGCCGGGAGACGGTGGAGCGCGAGACCCCTTTCGGCTCGGTTCGTTTCAAGGCGGCGCGTCTTCCGAGCGGCGGGATTCGGCTCACGCCGGAGCACGAGGATTGCGCTCGCATCGCCGGGGAGAGGAACATCCCGCTTCTCGATGTTTGGCGGGCGCTGATCGCGGAGGCGGAGAAAGGACGGGAATGA
- the larB gene encoding nickel pincer cofactor biosynthesis protein LarB → MDPERLREILERVRDGALDPEDALGALKHLPFENLGFARVDHHRQLRQGWPEAIFCEGKRPGEVAAIARAIVDAGSNLLATRLSPEAFAVLEKEIPGVRYNPRGRTAVLVRKEPERGAPVPVLTAGTSDIPVAEEAAETLLLLGHEPERVYDVGVAGVHRLYGEEERIRSAPVLIVVAGMEGALLSVVAGLTGSAVIGVPTSVGYGTALRGFTPLFSMLNSCASGAVVVNIDNGFGAASAAHRILRSSRERP, encoded by the coding sequence ATGGACCCTGAACGCTTGCGGGAGATCCTGGAACGGGTCCGCGACGGCGCGCTCGATCCGGAGGATGCGCTCGGCGCCCTGAAGCATCTCCCATTCGAGAACCTCGGTTTCGCCCGCGTGGATCACCACAGGCAGCTCCGCCAGGGGTGGCCGGAGGCGATCTTCTGCGAGGGGAAACGCCCCGGGGAGGTGGCCGCCATCGCCCGGGCCATCGTGGACGCGGGATCCAACCTGCTCGCCACGCGCCTCTCCCCGGAGGCTTTCGCCGTGCTCGAAAAGGAGATCCCCGGCGTCCGATACAATCCCCGGGGGCGGACGGCGGTGCTCGTCCGGAAAGAGCCGGAGCGCGGCGCGCCGGTGCCGGTCCTCACCGCGGGCACTTCGGACATCCCGGTGGCGGAGGAGGCGGCGGAGACGCTCCTCCTGCTCGGCCACGAGCCGGAGCGGGTTTACGACGTGGGGGTGGCGGGCGTGCATCGCCTCTACGGCGAGGAGGAGCGGATTCGGAGCGCGCCGGTCCTGATCGTGGTCGCCGGGATGGAGGGGGCGCTCCTCTCGGTGGTGGCCGGGCTGACCGGTTCGGCGGTGATCGGCGTGCCGACGAGCGTCGGATACGGAACGGCGCTTCGGGGGTTCACCCCTCTCTTTTCCATGTTGAACAGTTGCGCTTCCGGCGCGGTGGTCGTTAACATCGACAACGGTTTCGGCGCGGCCTCCGCCGCGCACCGGATCCTCCGATCCTCCCGGGAGCGCCCATGA
- the dusB gene encoding tRNA dihydrouridine synthase DusB has translation MKIGGLDLEAGALLAPLCGITTPSFRVLCRRFGAAAVYSETLSSDALFRLNRKTIDMARFHPEERPYGVQIFGDDPERFALSARILEDMIAPDLIDLNFGCPAPKFVRNGRGAALLKDPERIGRIVRAVARAVRTPVTAKIRTGWDGQSIRAAEIARICEDAGASAITVHGRTARQGYRGEADWDRVAEVVRAVRVPVIGNGDISDGDGAARRIEETGCAAVMIGRASIGNPFVFRSARTRLEEGRDAYPPGPEELLRTCREHLRLIVEDRGTRIGVREFRRHLARYVRGLPGSAAFRNRVNRIEEREEVERALEDFFAPLIEGGIDGP, from the coding sequence ATGAAGATCGGCGGTCTGGATCTGGAGGCGGGGGCGCTTCTCGCCCCTCTTTGCGGAATCACCACTCCCTCCTTCCGGGTCCTCTGCCGCCGTTTCGGGGCGGCGGCCGTCTATTCGGAAACGCTCTCCTCCGACGCGCTCTTCCGGCTGAACCGGAAGACCATCGACATGGCCCGCTTCCACCCGGAGGAGCGTCCCTACGGGGTGCAGATCTTCGGCGACGACCCGGAGCGATTCGCCCTCTCCGCGCGTATCCTGGAGGACATGATCGCGCCCGACTTGATCGATCTCAACTTCGGCTGCCCGGCGCCCAAATTCGTCCGGAACGGCCGCGGCGCGGCTCTCTTGAAAGATCCGGAGCGAATTGGGAGAATCGTCCGGGCCGTGGCCCGAGCGGTGCGGACGCCGGTGACCGCCAAGATTCGGACCGGATGGGACGGTCAATCGATCCGGGCGGCGGAGATCGCGCGGATCTGCGAGGACGCCGGCGCGTCGGCCATTACCGTGCATGGGCGGACGGCGCGGCAGGGGTATCGGGGGGAGGCGGACTGGGACCGGGTCGCCGAGGTGGTTCGGGCGGTCCGCGTTCCCGTGATCGGAAACGGCGACATATCGGACGGAGACGGCGCGGCCAGGCGGATCGAGGAGACCGGCTGCGCCGCCGTCATGATCGGGCGGGCGTCGATCGGCAATCCCTTCGTCTTCCGCTCCGCTCGGACCCGTCTCGAGGAGGGGCGCGACGCGTACCCGCCCGGCCCGGAGGAGCTTCTCCGGACCTGCCGGGAGCACCTCCGGCTGATCGTGGAGGACCGGGGGACGCGGATCGGCGTGCGCGAGTTCCGTCGCCATCTCGCCCGTTATGTACGAGGACTCCCCGGGAGCGCCGCCTTTCGGAACCGGGTCAACCGGATCGAGGAGCGGGAGGAAGTGGAGCGGGCGCTGGAGGATTTCTTCGCCCCGCTGATCGAGGGAGGGATCGATGGACCCTGA
- a CDS encoding S41 family peptidase: MSERYRRPVLWVAIALFLAVLVAVERTPAGDTNAYRQLQRFSEVLNRVQSDYVDDTEMEELIDAAIRGMLESLDPHTQFLDISQYRDLMTSTAGSFGGLGIHIAIRDGVLTVIAPIEGTPAARMGIQGGDQILYIEEESTEGFTADDAVNRLRGPEGTQVTIKIRREGVPDLIEYAITRDIIKLDSVPYTFVTDDRIGYMSVTQFSKSTSHEMESALRDLESSGIRGLVIDLRSNPGGLLDQAVEVSDLLLDDGQLITYTQGRRKNANSRFVDHKNTEHGGYPIVVLVNQYSASASEIVSGAVQDWDRGLVVGKTTFGKGSVQSVIPLDGETGLKLTTAKYYTPSGRCIHRPELASQRRLREIPQEGEENEEVYYTHAGRPVYGGGGITPDIEIEQRKMAPVEAAAERRGYFFNFAVEYFPYHTIEEGWTPDEETLRSFRDYLDQKEVEYTEEEWEESLEYVKNGIRREIYRKAFGDRAAFLVTVETDEQLQSTFDLFREAGTMDGLFALSESIRLQKEKEETVAGAAGDSSSSDGLTARREQGVDAE; the protein is encoded by the coding sequence ATGTCCGAACGATACCGCCGCCCGGTCCTCTGGGTCGCGATCGCTCTTTTCCTTGCGGTGCTCGTCGCCGTGGAGCGCACCCCCGCCGGCGACACCAACGCCTACCGCCAGCTCCAACGTTTCAGCGAGGTGCTGAACCGGGTCCAATCGGATTACGTGGACGACACGGAAATGGAGGAGCTGATCGACGCGGCGATCCGGGGGATGCTGGAGAGCTTGGATCCGCACACCCAGTTCCTGGACATTTCCCAGTACAGGGATCTGATGACCAGCACCGCCGGCAGCTTCGGCGGCCTCGGAATCCATATCGCGATCCGGGACGGCGTGCTGACGGTGATCGCTCCGATCGAAGGAACCCCCGCGGCGCGGATGGGGATCCAGGGGGGCGATCAAATCCTTTATATCGAAGAGGAATCGACCGAAGGGTTCACCGCGGACGACGCCGTGAACCGCCTTCGCGGCCCCGAGGGAACCCAGGTCACCATCAAAATCCGGCGCGAGGGGGTGCCGGACCTGATCGAGTACGCCATCACCCGCGACATCATCAAGCTCGACTCGGTCCCCTATACCTTCGTGACCGACGACCGCATCGGCTACATGAGCGTCACCCAATTCTCCAAATCCACGAGCCACGAGATGGAGAGCGCGCTACGCGATCTCGAATCGTCGGGGATCCGCGGTCTCGTGATCGACCTCCGCTCCAACCCGGGCGGGCTCCTGGACCAGGCCGTCGAGGTTTCGGACCTTCTTCTCGACGACGGCCAGTTGATCACCTACACCCAGGGGCGCCGGAAGAACGCCAACAGCCGCTTCGTAGACCACAAGAACACGGAACACGGCGGCTATCCCATCGTGGTGCTGGTGAACCAGTACTCGGCGAGCGCTTCGGAGATCGTCTCCGGGGCGGTGCAGGACTGGGACCGCGGCTTGGTGGTGGGGAAGACCACCTTCGGCAAGGGATCGGTGCAGTCGGTGATTCCGCTGGACGGTGAGACGGGCCTCAAGCTGACCACCGCGAAGTACTACACCCCCAGCGGGCGCTGCATCCACCGTCCCGAACTCGCCTCGCAGAGGCGCCTCCGGGAAATCCCGCAGGAGGGCGAAGAGAACGAGGAGGTCTACTACACCCATGCCGGTCGCCCCGTCTACGGCGGCGGCGGGATCACGCCGGACATCGAGATCGAGCAGCGCAAGATGGCGCCGGTGGAGGCGGCGGCGGAGCGCAGGGGCTACTTCTTCAATTTCGCCGTCGAGTACTTCCCCTACCACACCATCGAGGAGGGATGGACGCCGGACGAGGAAACGCTTCGGTCCTTCCGCGATTACCTCGACCAGAAGGAGGTGGAGTACACCGAGGAGGAATGGGAGGAGAGCCTGGAATACGTCAAGAACGGCATCCGCCGCGAGATCTACCGGAAGGCTTTCGGCGACCGCGCCGCCTTCCTCGTCACGGTGGAGACGGACGAGCAGCTCCAGAGCACCTTCGATCTCTTCCGGGAAGCGGGGACCATGGACGGCCTCTTCGCTCTCTCCGAGTCGATCCGTCTCCAGAAGGAGAAAGAGGAGACCGTCGCCGGCGCGGCGGGAGATTCCTCCTCCTCCGACGGTCTGACGGCCCGCCGGGAGCAGGGGGTCGACGCGGAATGA
- a CDS encoding TIGR00266 family protein, whose translation MADAIDHRIYGDDMQLVEVELDPGEGIRAEAGAMAYMEDGIEMQTSTGGGLFKGFKRIVTGESFFITTFLCVGRKKACVGFSAPYPGKIIPLRMDELGGNFLCQKDSFLCAARGIEIEVAFTKKIGAGLFGGEGFILQRLVGDGMAFVHAGGTIIERHLGAGETIRVDTGCLVAFAPSVDYDIQFVGGFKNALFGGEGIFLAKMTGPGLVYLQSLPFSRLSDRILAAAQHRGLRGKGEQRGIGGIGGDILGNLLGGD comes from the coding sequence ATGGCCGACGCGATCGACCACAGGATTTACGGCGACGACATGCAACTGGTGGAGGTGGAGTTGGACCCCGGCGAGGGAATCCGCGCCGAGGCGGGGGCGATGGCCTACATGGAGGACGGCATCGAGATGCAGACCTCCACCGGCGGAGGCCTCTTCAAGGGCTTCAAGAGAATCGTCACCGGCGAGAGCTTCTTTATCACGACCTTCCTTTGCGTCGGACGGAAGAAAGCGTGCGTCGGATTCAGCGCTCCCTATCCCGGGAAGATCATCCCCCTGCGGATGGACGAACTCGGCGGCAATTTCCTCTGCCAGAAGGACTCCTTCCTCTGCGCCGCCCGGGGGATCGAGATCGAGGTCGCCTTCACCAAGAAAATCGGCGCCGGTCTGTTCGGGGGTGAAGGTTTCATCCTGCAAAGGCTGGTCGGCGACGGTATGGCTTTCGTTCACGCGGGCGGAACCATCATCGAGCGGCATCTCGGGGCGGGGGAGACGATCCGGGTCGACACCGGCTGCCTGGTCGCCTTCGCCCCTTCCGTGGACTACGACATCCAATTCGTGGGCGGCTTCAAGAACGCCCTCTTCGGCGGCGAGGGGATCTTCCTCGCCAAGATGACCGGCCCCGGCCTCGTCTATCTGCAGTCCCTTCCCTTCTCCCGCCTTTCCGACCGGATCCTCGCCGCGGCGCAGCATCGCGGTCTCCGGGGGAAGGGGGAACAGCGTGGAATCGGCGGGATCGGCGGCGATATTCTCGGAAACCTCCTCGGCGGCGACTAG
- a CDS encoding CDP-alcohol phosphatidyltransferase family protein has protein sequence MCAMLSPDRKEWVRSLLHPLVRLCGQLRIQPNALSVTGLVLAALSGLVIADGHPRFGAILFLMGGLFDMLDGSVARAAGTGSPFGAFLDSTLDRYAEIFVYLGLAYWMRHDALFLLPFVVISGSLMVSYTRARVEGLGGACAVGLLERPERIVILFLGLLLGGWLLDLALLLLAVGSHYTAFQRMRHARKVL, from the coding sequence GTGTGCGCCATGCTCAGTCCGGACCGCAAGGAGTGGGTCCGCTCGCTCCTCCACCCCCTGGTCCGCCTTTGCGGACAACTCCGCATCCAGCCGAACGCGCTCTCGGTGACGGGGCTCGTTCTCGCGGCTCTCTCCGGCCTGGTGATCGCCGACGGGCACCCGCGGTTCGGCGCGATCCTCTTTCTCATGGGCGGTCTCTTCGACATGCTCGACGGTTCGGTGGCGCGCGCCGCCGGCACCGGATCCCCCTTCGGCGCCTTTCTCGATTCGACGCTGGACCGTTACGCGGAGATCTTCGTTTACCTCGGTCTCGCCTACTGGATGCGGCACGACGCCCTTTTCCTGCTCCCCTTCGTGGTGATCAGCGGCTCCCTCATGGTGAGCTACACGCGGGCCCGCGTCGAGGGCCTCGGCGGCGCCTGCGCCGTGGGGCTGCTGGAACGACCGGAGAGGATCGTGATTCTCTTCCTCGGCCTGCTGCTGGGCGGATGGCTGCTCGATCTGGCGCTCCTCCTGCTGGCGGTCGGCTCCCACTACACCGCCTTCCAGAGGATGCGCCACGCCCGGAAAGTGCTCTGA